One window from the genome of Alistipes sp. ZOR0009 encodes:
- a CDS encoding MarR family winged helix-turn-helix transcriptional regulator produces MKSICKLKDIYKALFEFEAMFLSTYGITINEGIILCMLSEGSRNAGEICTDCSLSTSRLSKVLGSLEVKGYVTRSIGEKDRRVVIVSLTEKGLDKVTAMKAEDICIPTPLSNLLK; encoded by the coding sequence ATGAAATCAATTTGTAAGCTTAAAGACATATACAAAGCATTGTTCGAATTCGAGGCTATGTTCTTGTCTACTTATGGGATTACCATAAACGAGGGGATTATACTATGCATGCTTAGCGAAGGCTCTCGAAATGCGGGGGAAATATGTACAGATTGCTCTCTTTCTACCTCACGTCTTTCCAAGGTGTTGGGATCGTTAGAGGTGAAGGGGTATGTAACTCGCTCTATTGGAGAAAAAGATCGAAGGGTGGTTATTGTAAGTTTAACAGAGAAGGGATTGGATAAAGTTACTGCTATGAAGGCTGAAGATATTTGCATTCCAACTCCTTTGTCAAATCTTTTGAAGTAA
- a CDS encoding MBL fold metallo-hydrolase codes for MAVKITTLVENTSFQSELKAEHGLAFHIEANGTSILFDAGQSDLLLHNAKKLGIDLMHVDVVVISHGHYDHIGGLSAFLDMNKRAKVFVKRAIFDKKYRGTSRYVGSDMDIRDLGDRLHFVDQVEEVADGVYVIPDIPIVDTKETHMSGFTVKHNDQFAQDWFEDELFLAIATSSGMALVSCCSHRGITNMIQAAQKRFGKPVRVVLGGFHLLNAGDEEVDRISSYLETLNLEKLGVCHCSGLDAYAIFKRNLPNVSYYSSVGSRLLLS; via the coding sequence GGGCTCGCTTTTCATATAGAGGCAAATGGAACGAGCATTCTGTTTGACGCAGGACAAAGCGATCTGTTGCTGCATAATGCAAAAAAGCTGGGTATTGACCTTATGCACGTAGATGTAGTCGTTATTAGCCATGGTCATTACGATCATATAGGGGGACTTAGCGCCTTTTTAGATATGAATAAGCGTGCTAAAGTGTTTGTAAAAAGAGCAATATTTGATAAGAAGTACAGAGGAACATCCCGTTATGTAGGATCAGACATGGATATTCGAGACTTAGGAGACCGGTTACATTTTGTAGATCAGGTAGAGGAGGTCGCAGATGGCGTCTACGTTATTCCAGATATTCCGATTGTTGATACCAAGGAAACGCATATGAGCGGTTTTACAGTTAAGCATAACGATCAATTTGCGCAGGATTGGTTCGAAGATGAACTCTTTCTTGCTATTGCAACTTCAAGTGGAATGGCCTTGGTGAGTTGCTGCTCGCATAGGGGGATTACCAATATGATACAGGCTGCTCAAAAACGCTTTGGAAAACCAGTTCGAGTTGTTCTTGGAGGATTTCATCTCTTGAATGCAGGAGACGAAGAGGTTGACAGAATTAGCTCGTACCTCGAAACGTTGAATCTCGAAAAACTAGGCGTATGTCATTGTTCTGGTCTTGACGCTTATGCTATTTTTAAGCGTAACCTCCCCAATGTTTCGTACTATAGTTCGGTAGGAAGCCGACTTTTACTCTCGTAG